The following nucleotide sequence is from Sphingomonas panacisoli.
GCGCCAGCCCCACGCGGCGCGACAGAGGAATGGTCACCTGGATGCGGCCAACAACTCCTTCAAAAGAGCCGTCAATTTCGCGTTAGGCACGTTTATTCGGAACTTTCAGTGCAGCGTTTCGTGCGCCGCGCACATCGCGACGAACTTGGCGATCCGCGCGGCGCGTGTCTCGGGCTTCTTCGCGTCGTGGACGCGGTAGAGGATGGCGTAGCGGTTGGCGCCGGTCAGCGTGTCGAAGAACGCACGCGCCTTGGGGTTGGCGTCGAGCGCCGCGCGCAGGTCGTCGGGTTCGGTCGCGGTGGAAGCGGGGGCGTAGGCGGCGTCCCAGCGGCCGTCGCCCTTCGCCGCGGCGATTTCGGCATGGCCCGCTGTCGATACGCGCCCGTCCGCCGCCAGTTGCTCGACGCGTTTGCGGTTCTTCTCCGACCATTTGCTCTTCGCCGTGCGCGGGGTGAAGCGCGTCAGGAACCAGGCGTCGTCATATTTGTCGATCTGCCCGTCGATCCATCCATGGCATAACGCCCCATCGATCGCCTGCGCCTTGGTCAGCGCCGAATCGGCATTCCCTGCCTTGGCGATCTTGAGCCACAGGCCTTTCGCCTCGCGCGGCTGATCCGCGAGCCATTTTTCCCACGCGTCGAGGTCGTCGAACGCGATGACCGGCAGCCCTGCTTTCATCTCCATGCGCAGCCAATCGCATCCGAGCGCTTGACTCTTCAATTACTGTGTATCATACAGTGTATGTCACACACTATGCGAGACACAGGTTTTGCCGACCGATGACGATCTGTTCGAGAAAATGCGCGTCGAGCTGCGCCGCGGGTCGCTGGTGCTCGCCGTGCTCGGGGCGCTTCGCGAGGAACGCTATGGCTACACGTTGCGCCAGAGCTTGGAGGAGGCCGGCCTGCCGATCGACGAAGGCGCGCTCTACCCGCTGCTGCGCCGGCTCGAAGCCCAAGGCCTGCTGACCAGCGAATGGCGCGAGGACGCCAAGCGCACCAAGCGATTCTACCAACTGTCGACCCAGGGCGTGGAAACGCTCGCGCAATTGCTCGGCGAATGGAACGCGATCTCCGAATCGATCCTGCGCCTCACCGAAAAGGACAAGTAAGATGGACTTGATCGACCGCTATCTGTCCGCGATCCGCTGGAACCTGCCGCGCGGCAGCAACGCCGAGGATATCCTGGCCGAACTGCGCGACGTGATCGGCAACCGGATCGAGGAACGCGAGGACGCGCTCGGCCGCCCGTTGGACGAGAAAGAAGTCGGCGTGGTGCTGCGCGACTTCGGCCATCCGCTGGTGGTCGCCGCGCGCTACGGCACGCAGCAATGGCTGATCGGGCCGGACCTGTTCCCGTTCTACTGGTTCGCGCTGAAGGTCGTGCTCGCGATCAGCGTGTTGCTGACCTTGCTGTCGGGCGTCGGCGACATCGTTGCCGGCGGGCATCCGCTCCAGTCGCTGGCGCACGTGCTCGGCGGGGCGTGGTGGTCGCTGCTCGGCAATGCCGGGTTCGTCACGCTGATCTTCGCGATCATCGAACGCACCGGCTGGCTGACCGATCATCTCGGCCGCTGGTCGCCCGAGCATTTGCCCGATTTGGGCGATCTCAAGATCAAGACCAAGCCGCAGAGCCAGTGGGAATCGGTGTTCGAAGTCGTTGTCGGGATCGGCATCATCGCGTGGTGGGCCGGCTTCGTCCCGCTCCCGATCGCCTATACCGACGTCAAGGGCCTGACCCTGGTCCCCGATCCGATCTGGACGGTGATGTGGCTGCCGATCCTGGTGCTGCTGATCGCGCGGACGGTGTTCAACCTGGTACAATGGCTGCGCCCGCGCTGGAAGGCGGTGCGGGGCGTGCTCAGCGTCGGCACCGCGGCGGCCGCGATCGGCATATTGGTGATCGTCTACCAGGCCGGCCATTGGGTGACCGCGACCTCGGCGACGATGCCCGCCGGCCAGATCGCCGATATCGACCGTAGCACCAACCTCGGCATCCACTACGCGCTGATCGTCGGCGGGGTGATCTGGGTCCTGCAATGCGGCAAGGAATTGTGGCGGATCGCGGTGGCCAAGCGGTGACGCTTGCAATGTAGGATTTCGCCTGACAGCGTCGTCCGGCTCTTTGACATCGCGATTATCCCGCCCGTGCTCCTGCGAAAGCAGGAGCCCAGGGTCACTATCGCGATCGGTATGCCATGAGGTCCTGGGTTCCTGCTTTCGCAGGAACACGGGAAATCTAAAAAACGCGGAAGTTTGGGCCGCCGGCGGAACACCGCGTTAGTGTCACCCTGGTGTCAACTTAGCGGTCAGGCCGCGCGTTTCTCCAGCGCATGCGCGGCCTCGGCCATCAGTTGCGCGATGATGTCGGCGACGGGTTCCTCCTTGGTCACCATGCCGACCGACTGGCCGGCCATGAGCGAGCCATGCTCGACATCGCCGTCGATCACCGCACGGCGCAGCGCGCCCGCCCAGTAATGCTCGATCTGGAGCTGCGCCTCCAGCATCTCGACCTTCCCTTCGTCGAGCAGTTGTGCGACCTCGCGCTGCTTGGCGGTGAACAGCTCGCCGCCGGCATTCTTGAGCGCGCGGACCGGGATGACGGGCAGGCGCGGGTCGATCTGGACGCTCGACACTGCGTCGCGGGCGGAAGCGCGGAAGAACGCCTTTTTGAAATTCGGATGCGCGATGCTCTCGGTCGCGCAGGCGAAGCGCGTGCCGAGCTGAACCCCCGCCGCGCCCATGTCGAGATAGGCCGAAATCGCCTCGCCGCGGCCGATCCCGCCCGCGACGAACACCGGGACGTCGGCGGCGACCTCGGGCAGGATCTCCTGCGCTAGCACGCTGGTCGATACCGGCCCGATATGCCCGCCGGCCTCCATCCCCTCGACCACCAAAGCATCGACGCCCGAGCGGATCAGCTTCTTCGCCAGACTGAGCGCGGGGGCGAAACAGATCACCTTCGCGCCGGTCTCCTTGATCGCCTCGAGCGACCCCTTGGGCGGCAATCCGCCCGCTAATACGACGTGCGTGACCTCATGCTTCGCGCACACAGCGATCAGCTCGAACAGCATCGGGTGCATCGTGATCAAGTTCACGCCGAACGGCTTCGATGTCAGCGCCTTGGTTCCGGCAATCTCGGCGTCGAGCAGTTCGGGCGTCATCGCCCCGCACGCGATCAGTCCGAACCCGCCGGCGTTCGAGATCGCGGCGACCAGGTTCCGCTCGGACACCCACGACATCGCCCCGCACAGGATCGCGACCTCGCTGCCCAGAAATTCGACGCCCCGCGCCATGCGCCGCTCAAGGCGCTCGGCGCCGATGGAAGATGCGTTACTCATATGTCGGCGACTAGCCGCGTGTTGGGTCGGGTAGCAAGCAAAGGATCATGTACTTGCGCCATCGATTGTATTTTGTATACAAGATGCATGTCGCATTCGAATTGGCCACGATTGAGCGATCGGTTGCGTACCGATCTTCGGTCGCGAATCATTGCCGGCGACTTCGCCATGGGTGCCCGTCTCGAGGAGGTGGGCCTCGCCGCCGATCTAGGCGTAAGCCGCACGCCGCTGCGAGAAGCGCTTCACGGTCTCGAGCAGGAAGGGTTGGTAATCTCGCGTCCGCGCCGCGGATTCATCGTGGCGCCGTTGGATCAGAAGGCCGTTCGGGATTTCTATCCCATGCTCGGCAGCCTCGAAGCGCTGGTGGTGGAATCGTCCTGCGCGGCACTCCGCGACCAAGTGCCGCAATTGCGCACGCTGAACGCCGGCCTCGCACTTCCGGCGGTCTCGCCGCAAAAATCCAGGGTTGCCGACCGGGCATTTCACGCCGCCTTACGAAGCGCCTGTACGAATCAGCCACTACTTCGCCTGCTGGGCGCGCAAGAGGCAGTTGCATACCGACTGGATGGCGCCATGCGGCGCGGAATGGTGGATACATCCGGCTCCCATCGACAGCATGAAACGATCATCGCCGCGCTCGCCGACGGCGACGCGCGTAGCGCCAGCGACGCAGTGCGCGACCATTGGCGGTGCGGTGAGGAAGCGGTCATCGCGTGGATGGAGCACAACGATGTTCAATAAGACGATTGCTGCGCTGACTCTGGCCCTTCCACTGTCGTTGGCAGGCCAACCGACATCAGCGCAGGACATCGTCGATCCTGCTGCCGGGCCATCCGCTATCGTGCGGCTCAGCCAAGCTGCCGGCGTGGCGTCGATCCTACAGGCATTGCGAGCGCAGGCACCTTCGCGAACCATCGTTTTTCGCGATGTCAGCGTCGTCGATCCGTTGCGTGCACAAATGGTGGCGCATCGCACCGTGTTGGTGCGCAACGGGATCATCGTGTCCGTCGGCGGCAACCGGCAACCGCTACCGAAGGGCGCGTTCGTCCTAGACGGAAGAGGTCAATTTCTGTCGCCCGGACTGGTCGATTCGCACGTTCATTCCAGTTCGCCCGCGACGCACCTGTTGCACCTCGCCAACGGCATTACGAGCGTGCGCGAAATGGATGGGTTTCCTTGGATGCTCCTGTGGCGAGCGCAGACCCGCAATCGTCGGATGCTAGCGCCGATTCCCTATGTCGCTGGCACTATCATCAACGGCAATTCACTCGACGGCTATGCCGTGCCCGCGAGGACACCGGAAGATGGGCGCCGGATCGTCCGGGAGCAGGCGGCGTGTGGGTATGAATTCATCAAGATCCATAATGTGCTTCGCCCCGAGGTGTTCGACGCAATCGCGGACGAAGCGAAGGCGGTCCGCGTGGATTTGGTCGGGCATGTGCCGCACGCAATTTCGGTGCGCCGCGCCGCCGAGGCCGGGATGCGGACCGTCGAGCATTTGAAGGGCTGGCTGAACGACGGAACGCTGCAACTGGACGATCGCGACTATGCCGTTGCGAAGGATTACCGATCGATGTGGGTGGTGCCGACACTCTATGCGACTCAGCCCAACCTCCGCGGTGCGGCGGCGCGTGCGGCGCTTTCGGCTCCCGAGGCCGCCTATGTCCCTCTAGCGGACCGGGAACGCTGGCGCAAAGCAATTGAGGCTGACACGGGTGGTCCGCGCTCGCAGGACGGCCAGCTTGCGAACATGATCGTCATCGTGAAAGCGCTGCACGCAGTCGGCGCGCAATTCCTGGCCGGCACGGATGCCGATGGGTACAAATATACTGTCGCGGGTTTCGCTTTGCTCGACGAGTTGGACTTGTTGGTGGGGGCCGGCCTGTCTCCGGCAGAAGTATTGCGCGCCGCCACCGTCGAACCCGCGCGCGCGTTTCGCCGCGAAGGCGAATTCGGACTCGTCAAAGCGGGGATGCGGGCGGACTTGGTGTTGCTGCCGCGCAATCCGCTGACCGACCCCGACGCCTACCGCCATAGCCGCGGTGTGATGGCGAATGGGTATTGGCTCAGCCAAGCCGCGCTGGCGCGATCGCTCCGTCGGGTCGCGAGCCTGTTCGCGAAGCCGATCGCCGGCACCGATGTCGAGGGGCGCCAGCTCGTGCGCGACGTCGAACGGCTGTCGACGAGCGGTTACGTCTTCGACGCGGGGACGCTCGAGAATGCGGCGAACGCGTTTCGCGCGGGTGATGCCGAAACGGCCGAGCGGCTGCTCAGGCTAAGCCAAGCCGAATCGCGTTGTCAGCCGCGACCCTGAATTTGCGGGATTAGGCCGCCTCGTCCGCATCTAGTCCATAGGCAGTGTGCAGCACCCGCACCGCGAGTTCGGTCTCGTCCTCGTGGATCAGGACCGAAACCTTGATCTCGCTGGTCGAGATCGCCTGGATGTTGATCCCGCGCTGGCCCAGCGTCGTGAACATCGTGCTCGCGACGCCCGCGTGGCTCTTCATGCCGACGCCGACGACCGAGATCTTGGCGACGCGGGTGTCGTGGACGAGTTCCTCGAACCCGATCTTGTCCTTCGCGTCGTTGAGCGCCTGGATCGATCGCGCGAGATCGACGGCGGGCACCGTGAAGGTGACGTCGGTCGATCCCGCCCGACCCGCCGATTGATGCGCGATGTTCTGGATGATCATGTCGACGTTGATGTTCGCCGCCGCCAGCGGCGCGAAGATCGCGGCGACCGATCCGGGCGTGTCGCTGACGTTGGTCAGCGTGATCTTCGCCTCGTTCTTGTCGTGCGCGATCCCGGTGATCAGCTGGCGTTCCATCTCGTCGATCTCCTCTTCGCCCACGATCATCGTGCCGGGCAGCGTGTCGGCCATCGGCGCGTCGTCGCCGGTGAACGACGACAGCACCTGGACGCGGACGTTTTCCTTCATCGCCAGGCCCACCGAGCGCGTCTGGAGCACCTTGGCCCCGACGCTCGCGAGCTCGAGCATTTCCTCGTAGGTGACTTGCTTCAACTTACGCGCACGCGGGACGATGCGCGGGTCGGTGGTGTAGACGCCATCGACGTCGGTGTAGATGTCGCAACGGTCGGCCTTCATCGCCGCCGCCATCGCGACCGCCGACGTGTCGGACCCGCCGCGACCGAGCGTCGTGACGCGGCCGTTGTCGGCCAGCCCCTGGAACCCCGGGATCACCGCGACCTCGCCCGCGGTCAGCGATGCGTCGAGAGCTGCGGTGTCAATGTCTTCGATCCGCGCCTTGGCGAAGGCGTCGTCGGTGTGGATCGGCAATTGCCAGCCCATCCAGCTCCGCGCCTTCACCCCGGCCGCCTGCAGCGCGATCGCGAGCAACCCGCTCGTGACCTGCTCGCCCGACGATACCACCACGTCGTATTCGCGCGGATCGTAGAGCGACGACGCTTCGCGGCAGAAATTGACCAGCCGGTCGGTGTCGCCGGCCATCGCCGAGACGATGACCGCGACCTGGTTGCCGGCATCGACTTCGCGCTTCACGCGACGCGCGACGGCGCGGATGCGCTCGATCCCGGCCATCGACGTCCCGCCGAATTTCATCACGATGCGGGCCATGGCGGGGCGCGGAAGTCCTTTGGAATGGCGGAGCGGCGCTGATAGGAAGGCCGCATGGATAGCGCAACCGTAACGTCCGTAACTATCGATCCGCAGGAAGCCGCGCATTTCGGCAAGCTGGCGAAGGATTGGTGGGACCCGAAGGGGTCGTCGGCGATGCTCCACCGGCTCAATCCGCCGCGACTGAAGTACATCCGCGACCAGATTGACCGACATTGGCTGGGCGACGGGGTCGGGTTCACGCCGCTCGCGGGCAAGCGGGCGCTCGACGTCGGGTGTGGCGCGGGGTTGCTGTGCGAGCCGCTCGCGCGGCTCGGGGCGGCGGTGACGGGACTTGACGCGGCGGCGGAGAACATCGGTGTCGCGCGAGCGCATGCTGCGCTGAGCGGCTTGGCGGTCGACTATCGCGCGGGCGGGATCGAGACGCTGACGGGCGAGACGTTCGATCTCGTCACGTCGATGGAGGTGATCGAGCACGTCACCGACCCGGCGGCGTTCGTCGCGGGGCTGGCGGGCGCGCTGGCCGCAGACGGCTTGCTGATCCTATCCACTCCCAACCGCACCGCGCTGTCGCGGCTGGCGATGATCACCGTGGGCGAGGGGTTCGGCATGATCCCCAAGGGCACGCACGACTGGGACAAGTTCCTGACTCCGGACGAACTGACCGCTTTGGTCGAAGCGGTGGAGTTGCGGGTAATCGACGTGTCGGGGCTGGGCGTTTCGCCGGGCAAAGGCTTCGCCGTCGGCGACAGCACGCAGCTAGACTATTTCGTAACGGCGGTCCGCGCCTAGGCCATCACATTCCGGCCCCGCGCGACCGTCGCGGTGTGTCCGACAACCGCATTCGACGATTTCGTCTTCACCGAATCGACGAACAGCCAGTCGTTCGACACCTTAGTCGGCGTGATCGTCAGCGCCATGTAGCCGCGCCGCGAAGTGTCACACCATTTGAGTTCGGGATTGGCCGCGACCAGACCGGCCGCGACGATTTTCGGATCGGTCTTGATCGATCCTTCATAGCCGTTCGACGTGACGCTGTGCCCGGCGAATTCGACGCCGGCGGGCTTGCCGTCCTGCCCGAGGTCGTAGGCCCAGCCGTTGTGACTGTCGCCCGAGATCACCAACAGGTTGGCGCCGGCGCCCTGCGCCGCCTTCAGGAACCGCGCGCGCTCGGCCGGATAGCCGCCCCAATTGTCGTAGTTGAAGGGCAGGCCGGCTTTGGCCGCCTGAATGCCGCCCAGGATATAGCCCTTCGCGCGCTCGTTCGCGTTTGGATCGAGCCAGCCCATTGCCGCGTCAGGCATCACTGTCTGGCCCATGATCGTGCCGAACCCGACGATCTGCCACTTCTGCCCGGCCTTCACCGATTGGCGAAGCGCGTGGAACAGCCAGTTCGCTTGCTGCGTCCCCATCATCGTCGCGGCGGGGTCCATCCACGCGCCGTCGCGGAACGCCTTCAGCGCAGCGGCGGGGTCGGCTTCCTTGAACAACGGCGCAATGTCGGGTTGTTCGGTGCGCGCCAGGTCGCGCGTTTCGGTGCGGAACAGCGTCGCGAGCGTGCCGATCTCATAAGTCTTCCACGGCTCGTCGCTGATCGGCATCCATTCGCGATAGGCCTGCAGTGCGGCATTGCGGCGGCTGCTCCAATCGCCTTCGTCGGGCTGATGGTTCTCCGCGCCGCCTTCCCACGAATCGTTCGCGGATTCGTGGTCGTCCCACTGTACGATCCACGGCACGCGGGCATGGAGTGCCTGAAGATCGGGGTCCGCGCGGTAGCTGGCGTAACGAATGCGATAGTCGATCAGGCGGATCAGTTCGCCGGCCGGCTCGGTCGGGCGGACCTGGTCCTTGAGCGGCGGATAGCCGCCGATTTTATACTCATAGAAATAGTCGCCGAGATGGATCGCGAGGTCGAGATCGTCGCGCGCCGCGGCATGGGCATAGGCGTTGAACCAGCCAAACGGCATGTTCGAACACGAGAAGATCGCCGCCTTGAACGATTTCGCCGGTCCTTCGGGCAGGGTCTTGGTCTGGCCGACCGGCGACAGCGAGCCGTCGGGTCCGACGAAGCGGTAGAAATACCGCGTGCCGGGCTCGAGCCCGCTCACCGTGATCTTGGTCGTCCAGTCGCGCCACGGGCCGGTGATCGCCGTACCCTTCGCCACGATCCGCGCGAAATCGGCGGTGGGGGACATTTCGGCCATCAGGTGGATCGGCCGCTCGTCGGCGGGGACGAAGCGCGTCCAGAGCAACATCGAATCGCTTGCCGGCTCGCCCGACGCGACGTTGTGGGTGAACCCGCGCAGGTTGGCGACGCTGCCGGTCTGCGCGAATCCGGGAATCGCATAGGCGCCCAATCCCAGCGTTCCGGTCATCAGCAACGAGCGGCGATCGATCCGAAGCATGTCGTTCTCCCTGTTCGCAGCGTGCTTGCGCCCGCTCGATGTCGCTTTGGTGACAGTCGCCGGCCCGGCTGTTAGGGGCGCGCGCGTGACGCCGTCCCTCCGGTCCCTCGAACGATTGCCGCGCTGGGCGATCCTGTTGCTGGTCGCGATCATCGCGCGCGCCGCGACGTTCGGCAACCCGATCGTGCATGTCGACGAAAGCTTCTATTTCGCGACGGCGCGGTCGATGCTCGACGGTGCGTTGCCTTATGTCGACGTGTGGGACCGCAAGCCGATCGGCCTGTTCCTGCTCTACGTCCCCGCCGCCCTGTTCGGCCTGCCGCTTGGCATCTGGGTCTATCAGGCGATGGCGCTGGCGGCGGTCGTCGCGACCGCGTTGCTGATCGCCCGGCTGGCCGATCGCGCGGGCTGGCGGCGCGGTTCGCTGGCGGGAGCGATCGCGTATATCGTGTGGCTCGATCTGCTCGAGGGGCAGGGGGGGCAGGCGCCAGTCTTCTACAATCTGCTGATGGTCGGAGCGGCCGCGCTGATCGCGTCGAGCGACCGTGATCATGATCCGCGGAGCCGTCTGCGGCGCGGGCTCGGCGCGATGCTGTTGGTCGGGGTCGCGCTGCAGATCAAATATTCGGTGGTTTTCGAAGGACTGTTCTTCGGGCTGTGGTGGCTGTGGCGCGAGGCGATGCGACGGCGGCACGCGGTGCCGATGCTGGCGGAAGGCGCGTTGCTCGCTGTCGTGGCGCTGATCCCGACCGCGCTCGCGTTGGTCTATTATCAGGCGATCGGGCAGGGGGCGGCATACCTCTATGCCAACTTCACTTCGATCGCCGCGCGCCGGCCCGACCCGATGGGCGAGCAATTCGGCAATCTCGCCCAGATCGTGCTGATCACGTCGCCGTTGTTCGCCGCGGCGATCCTCGCATTGCCCCGCGGGCATTGGGAAGGGATCCGCGGCTGGTTGTTCGCCTGGCTCGTCGCGGCGGTGTTCGGGCTACTCGTGTTCGGATCGTGGTTCGACCATTATGCGCTGCCGGTTTTGGTCCCCTTGAGCATTTGCGCCGCCGGATTCGCCGACGATCCCCGCCGCTCGCCCAGGATCACCGCGGCCGTGCTGCTGATCGCGCTGCTAGGCGGCGAGGCCACGGTGATCGCCAAGCGACTGGGCCGCGGTGGGCCGGGGCAGTTTGCCGATGTCGTCGCGGCCGTGGGGCGCGGTCCGGGCTGCCTGTATGTCTATTCGGGCGAGCCGATGCTCTATCCGGCGACCGGGCGGTGCCGCCTGAGCCCGTACGTCTTTCCCAGCCATCTCGTCCGCAAGCGCGAGCGTGGCGCGATCGGGGTGGATCAGCAGGCCGAGATCGAGCGTATCCTGGCGCTCAAGCCGGCGGTGGTGGTGATGCGCCTGCCGTTCAACGGCGAACGGCCCGAGCTTCGTGCGCTGGTGATCGCGCGAATGGCGGCGGGGTATGACCTGAAGGTGCAAAAGCCGTTGGGGCGCGACACCATCTCCGTGTTCGCAGCGCGGCCCGATCGCTAGATGTGGCGCAGGAGCATGGGGCCGCTGGGTGCCCTTGCCGCCTACCTGTTGTCGATCGGCATCGTGTTCCGCGATACGATCCTGAGCGGTTTCGATCTCGGGTTCGGCGACCGCACGGATGCGATCATCGAAATCAGCATCCTGGAACATTGGCGGTCGGTCCTGCTGGGCGCGGCGCGCTGGAACCAGCCATTCTATTTCCATCCCTACACCGACACGTTGGGCTATAACGACGGATACCTGCTGTCCGGCGTGGTCTATTCGGGATGGCGGCTGTGGTTCGATCCGTTCGTCGCCGACACGATGACGGCGTTGACGTACAAGAGCGTCGGGTTCGTCGCGATATTGTGGCTGGTGCGCGGCGTGCTGCGCTGGTCGTGGGGAGCGGCGATCCTGATCGCCACGCTGGCGACGATCGCGAACAACATGTTCCTGCAATCGATCCACGCACAGATCCAGACATTGGCGCTGTTGCCGATCGTCGCGGGGCTCGCGATCAAGGCCGCTCGCGCAGAGACCAGCGATCAAGGCCGGACCTATCGGTGGGCAATCGCCGCCGCCGCGATGATGGGGCTGTGGCTCGTCACGTCATTCTATTTCGCCTGGTTCACGATCTACTTTTCGATCGCCTTCGTCGCCTGCTGGCTGTGGGTGACCGGGCGCTGGCGATCCGCGGAATTGGCGCGGTTGTTTCACGCGCATCGGCGAACGGCCGCGGTGTTCGTTGGCGTCTTCGTGCTCGCGGCAATCCCTTTCGTTCTCGTTTACGCGCCCAAGATGCTTGAGACGGGCGGACACGGATTCGTCCTGTCCTACACCGTCCAGCCGACCGATCTCGTCAATACGGGCGAACGGAATTTGCTGTGGGGATGGCTGGTCCGGGCGTTGGCCGGCATGGTGCATACGGTGACGCCCGCCGGCAGCCGGCTCGAGAAAGCATGGCTTGGCGGCGAGCACGAGGCGGGTTTTCCGCTATTGCTCTTCGCGCTGACCTGCGCGGCCGCCTATCGCCTGGTTCGCCGGCGTGGCGACACGGGGTTCGCGCGCGTGTTCGCGCTGGCGATCGTGATCAGCTGGGCGTTGACGTTGCGGATCTGGCAAGTGTCGCCGTGGATTCTGGTCCACTATC
It contains:
- a CDS encoding YdeI/OmpD-associated family protein is translated as MEMKAGLPVIAFDDLDAWEKWLADQPREAKGLWLKIAKAGNADSALTKAQAIDGALCHGWIDGQIDKYDDAWFLTRFTPRTAKSKWSEKNRKRVEQLAADGRVSTAGHAEIAAAKGDGRWDAAYAPASTATEPDDLRAALDANPKARAFFDTLTGANRYAILYRVHDAKKPETRAARIAKFVAMCAAHETLH
- a CDS encoding PadR family transcriptional regulator, producing the protein MPTDDDLFEKMRVELRRGSLVLAVLGALREERYGYTLRQSLEEAGLPIDEGALYPLLRRLEAQGLLTSEWREDAKRTKRFYQLSTQGVETLAQLLGEWNAISESILRLTEKDK
- a CDS encoding NAD(P)H-dependent flavin oxidoreductase gives rise to the protein MSNASSIGAERLERRMARGVEFLGSEVAILCGAMSWVSERNLVAAISNAGGFGLIACGAMTPELLDAEIAGTKALTSKPFGVNLITMHPMLFELIAVCAKHEVTHVVLAGGLPPKGSLEAIKETGAKVICFAPALSLAKKLIRSGVDALVVEGMEAGGHIGPVSTSVLAQEILPEVAADVPVFVAGGIGRGEAISAYLDMGAAGVQLGTRFACATESIAHPNFKKAFFRASARDAVSSVQIDPRLPVIPVRALKNAGGELFTAKQREVAQLLDEGKVEMLEAQLQIEHYWAGALRRAVIDGDVEHGSLMAGQSVGMVTKEEPVADIIAQLMAEAAHALEKRAA
- a CDS encoding GntR family transcriptional regulator, with protein sequence MRTDLRSRIIAGDFAMGARLEEVGLAADLGVSRTPLREALHGLEQEGLVISRPRRGFIVAPLDQKAVRDFYPMLGSLEALVVESSCAALRDQVPQLRTLNAGLALPAVSPQKSRVADRAFHAALRSACTNQPLLRLLGAQEAVAYRLDGAMRRGMVDTSGSHRQHETIIAALADGDARSASDAVRDHWRCGEEAVIAWMEHNDVQ
- a CDS encoding amidohydrolase family protein — protein: MFNKTIAALTLALPLSLAGQPTSAQDIVDPAAGPSAIVRLSQAAGVASILQALRAQAPSRTIVFRDVSVVDPLRAQMVAHRTVLVRNGIIVSVGGNRQPLPKGAFVLDGRGQFLSPGLVDSHVHSSSPATHLLHLANGITSVREMDGFPWMLLWRAQTRNRRMLAPIPYVAGTIINGNSLDGYAVPARTPEDGRRIVREQAACGYEFIKIHNVLRPEVFDAIADEAKAVRVDLVGHVPHAISVRRAAEAGMRTVEHLKGWLNDGTLQLDDRDYAVAKDYRSMWVVPTLYATQPNLRGAAARAALSAPEAAYVPLADRERWRKAIEADTGGPRSQDGQLANMIVIVKALHAVGAQFLAGTDADGYKYTVAGFALLDELDLLVGAGLSPAEVLRAATVEPARAFRREGEFGLVKAGMRADLVLLPRNPLTDPDAYRHSRGVMANGYWLSQAALARSLRRVASLFAKPIAGTDVEGRQLVRDVERLSTSGYVFDAGTLENAANAFRAGDAETAERLLRLSQAESRCQPRP
- a CDS encoding aspartate kinase — translated: MARIVMKFGGTSMAGIERIRAVARRVKREVDAGNQVAVIVSAMAGDTDRLVNFCREASSLYDPREYDVVVSSGEQVTSGLLAIALQAAGVKARSWMGWQLPIHTDDAFAKARIEDIDTAALDASLTAGEVAVIPGFQGLADNGRVTTLGRGGSDTSAVAMAAAMKADRCDIYTDVDGVYTTDPRIVPRARKLKQVTYEEMLELASVGAKVLQTRSVGLAMKENVRVQVLSSFTGDDAPMADTLPGTMIVGEEEIDEMERQLITGIAHDKNEAKITLTNVSDTPGSVAAIFAPLAAANINVDMIIQNIAHQSAGRAGSTDVTFTVPAVDLARSIQALNDAKDKIGFEELVHDTRVAKISVVGVGMKSHAGVASTMFTTLGQRGINIQAISTSEIKVSVLIHEDETELAVRVLHTAYGLDADEAA
- the ubiG gene encoding bifunctional 2-polyprenyl-6-hydroxyphenol methylase/3-demethylubiquinol 3-O-methyltransferase UbiG; translated protein: MDSATVTSVTIDPQEAAHFGKLAKDWWDPKGSSAMLHRLNPPRLKYIRDQIDRHWLGDGVGFTPLAGKRALDVGCGAGLLCEPLARLGAAVTGLDAAAENIGVARAHAALSGLAVDYRAGGIETLTGETFDLVTSMEVIEHVTDPAAFVAGLAGALAADGLLILSTPNRTALSRLAMITVGEGFGMIPKGTHDWDKFLTPDELTALVEAVELRVIDVSGLGVSPGKGFAVGDSTQLDYFVTAVRA
- a CDS encoding alkaline phosphatase D family protein, whose amino-acid sequence is MLRIDRRSLLMTGTLGLGAYAIPGFAQTGSVANLRGFTHNVASGEPASDSMLLWTRFVPADERPIHLMAEMSPTADFARIVAKGTAITGPWRDWTTKITVSGLEPGTRYFYRFVGPDGSLSPVGQTKTLPEGPAKSFKAAIFSCSNMPFGWFNAYAHAAARDDLDLAIHLGDYFYEYKIGGYPPLKDQVRPTEPAGELIRLIDYRIRYASYRADPDLQALHARVPWIVQWDDHESANDSWEGGAENHQPDEGDWSSRRNAALQAYREWMPISDEPWKTYEIGTLATLFRTETRDLARTEQPDIAPLFKEADPAAALKAFRDGAWMDPAATMMGTQQANWLFHALRQSVKAGQKWQIVGFGTIMGQTVMPDAAMGWLDPNANERAKGYILGGIQAAKAGLPFNYDNWGGYPAERARFLKAAQGAGANLLVISGDSHNGWAYDLGQDGKPAGVEFAGHSVTSNGYEGSIKTDPKIVAAGLVAANPELKWCDTSRRGYMALTITPTKVSNDWLFVDSVKTKSSNAVVGHTATVARGRNVMA